The Burkholderia lata genome contains a region encoding:
- the dapE gene encoding succinyl-diaminopimelate desuccinylase, protein MSATLALTEQLIARASVTPDDQHCQQIMTERLTALGFECETIASHGVTNLWAVKRGTDGRDGKLLAFAGHTDVVPTGPLEQWSSPPFIPAHRDGKLYGRGAADMKTSLAAFVVASEEFVAAHPGHRGTIAFLITSDEEGPATDGTVKVVELLEARGERMDYCIVGEPTSTTELGDVVKNGRRGSMSGELVVKGVQGHIAYPHLAKNPIHLLAPALAELAAEQWDEGNEYFPPTTWQVSNLHAGTGASNVIPGHADLLFNFRFSTASTVEGLQARVHAILDKHGLEYTLKWSVSGLPFLTPRGELSGALENAIRTETGITTELSTTGGTSDGRFIARICPQVIEFGPPNGSIHKIDEHIEVRFVDPLKNVYRRVLEQLIA, encoded by the coding sequence ATGTCCGCCACCCTAGCCCTTACCGAACAGCTGATCGCCCGCGCGTCCGTGACGCCCGACGACCAGCATTGCCAGCAGATCATGACCGAGCGCCTCACCGCGCTCGGCTTCGAATGCGAGACCATCGCGTCGCACGGCGTGACCAACCTGTGGGCCGTCAAGCGCGGCACCGACGGCCGCGACGGCAAGCTGCTCGCGTTCGCGGGCCACACCGACGTCGTGCCGACCGGCCCGCTCGAGCAGTGGAGCTCGCCGCCGTTCATCCCCGCCCATCGTGACGGCAAGCTGTACGGCCGCGGCGCGGCCGACATGAAGACATCGCTCGCGGCATTCGTCGTCGCGTCCGAGGAATTCGTCGCGGCCCATCCCGGCCACCGCGGCACGATCGCGTTCCTGATCACGAGCGACGAGGAAGGCCCCGCCACCGACGGCACCGTGAAGGTCGTCGAGCTGCTCGAAGCGCGCGGCGAACGCATGGACTACTGCATCGTCGGCGAGCCGACGTCGACCACCGAGCTTGGTGATGTCGTGAAGAACGGCCGCCGCGGCTCGATGTCGGGCGAACTGGTCGTCAAGGGCGTGCAGGGCCACATCGCGTATCCGCACCTCGCGAAGAACCCGATCCACCTGCTCGCGCCGGCGCTCGCCGAGCTCGCCGCCGAGCAGTGGGACGAAGGCAACGAATACTTCCCGCCGACCACCTGGCAGGTGTCGAACCTGCACGCCGGTACCGGTGCGTCCAACGTGATTCCCGGCCACGCCGACCTGCTGTTCAACTTCCGCTTCTCGACCGCCAGCACGGTCGAGGGCCTGCAGGCACGCGTGCACGCGATTCTCGACAAGCATGGCCTCGAATACACGCTGAAGTGGTCGGTGAGCGGCCTGCCGTTCCTCACGCCGCGCGGCGAGCTGTCGGGCGCGCTGGAAAACGCGATCCGCACCGAAACCGGCATCACGACCGAACTGTCGACGACGGGCGGCACGTCGGACGGCCGCTTCATCGCGCGCATCTGCCCGCAGGTGATCGAGTTCGGCCCGCCGAACGGCAGCATCCACAAGATCGACGAGCACATCGAAGTGCGCTTCGTCGACCCGCTGAAGAACGTGTACCGCCGCGTGCTCGAACAACTGATCGCCTGA
- the cls gene encoding cardiolipin synthase, with product MTLDWLHLGTLILTIHVLGIVAACHAIMNTRTSQGAIAWAVSLAAMPYLTLIPYLFLGRSKFSGYVDARRHELEMLRMHTPRSPWLSTDATDGPAADAIGQAAVLALTRLGGMPFLGGNSVRTLVNGDATFSAILAAIDAARDYVVVQFFIVRDDALGRMLRDSLLARAAAGVRCCLLYDSIGSFDLPHSYVDTLRRGGVEVHPFATNRKFVNRFQLNFRNHRKIVVVDGNRAFVGGHNVGVEYLGAKPRLSPWRDTHIEIRGPVVASIQYVFAEDWHWATQKLPPLALPPPAQPGDNMHCLAVPMGPADKQETGSLFFVEAINAARERVWITTPYLVPDEAVISALKLAVMRGVDVRILIPSRRDHYVVFEASKLYARDLVDAGVKVFRYRPGFLHQKVVLIDRIAAAIGSANLDNRSFRLNFEIMVLTVDRTFADEVEKMLDADFAQAYEVDASEYRRSPAWRRIAMHVARLFAPIL from the coding sequence ATGACCCTCGACTGGCTACATCTCGGCACCCTGATCCTGACCATCCACGTGCTCGGGATCGTCGCGGCGTGCCACGCGATCATGAACACGCGCACGTCGCAAGGCGCGATCGCGTGGGCCGTCTCGCTCGCGGCCATGCCGTACCTGACGCTCATTCCGTACCTGTTCCTCGGCCGCAGCAAGTTCTCCGGCTACGTCGACGCCCGGCGCCACGAGCTGGAAATGTTGCGCATGCACACACCGCGCTCGCCGTGGCTCAGCACCGATGCGACCGACGGGCCGGCCGCCGATGCAATCGGCCAGGCCGCGGTGCTCGCGCTCACGCGGCTCGGCGGCATGCCGTTCCTCGGCGGCAATTCGGTGCGCACGCTGGTGAACGGCGACGCGACGTTCTCGGCGATCCTGGCGGCCATCGACGCCGCGCGCGACTACGTGGTGGTGCAGTTCTTCATCGTGCGCGACGATGCGCTCGGCCGGATGCTGCGCGACTCGCTGCTCGCGCGTGCGGCAGCCGGCGTGCGCTGCTGCCTGCTGTACGACAGCATCGGCAGCTTCGACCTGCCGCACAGCTACGTCGACACGTTGCGCCGGGGCGGCGTGGAGGTCCACCCGTTCGCGACCAACCGGAAGTTCGTCAACCGCTTCCAGCTCAACTTCCGCAACCACCGCAAGATCGTCGTCGTCGACGGCAATCGCGCGTTCGTCGGCGGCCACAACGTCGGCGTCGAGTATCTCGGCGCGAAGCCGCGCCTGTCGCCGTGGCGCGACACGCACATCGAGATCCGCGGGCCGGTGGTCGCGAGCATCCAGTACGTGTTCGCCGAAGACTGGCACTGGGCGACGCAGAAGCTGCCGCCGCTCGCGTTGCCGCCGCCCGCGCAGCCCGGCGACAACATGCATTGCCTCGCGGTGCCGATGGGGCCGGCCGACAAGCAGGAGACGGGCTCGCTGTTCTTCGTCGAGGCGATCAACGCCGCGCGCGAGCGGGTCTGGATCACCACGCCGTACCTCGTCCCCGACGAAGCCGTGATCTCCGCGTTGAAGCTCGCCGTGATGCGCGGCGTCGACGTGCGCATCCTGATCCCGAGCCGGCGCGATCACTACGTGGTGTTCGAAGCGTCGAAGCTGTACGCACGCGACCTGGTCGATGCGGGCGTCAAGGTGTTCCGCTACCGGCCCGGCTTTCTGCACCAGAAGGTCGTGCTGATCGACCGCATCGCGGCGGCGATCGGCAGCGCGAATCTCGACAACCGCTCGTTCCGCCTCAATTTCGAGATCATGGTGCTGACCGTCGACCGCACGTTCGCCGACGAGGTCGAGAAAATGCTCGACGCAGATTTCGCGCAGGCGTACGAGGTCGATGCGAGCGAATACCGCCGGTCGCCCGCCTGGCGGCGCATCGCGATGCACGTCGCGCGGCTGTTCGCACCGATCCTCTAA
- a CDS encoding DUF2866 domain-containing protein — MLKSYGEAPSGSLYNLRGCRVSEPIRQPWGGGCRIVEWIDEEGRLARKVVSEDVTEAEVAAAIRRPTEGRRHLMGDDEQMPRDTLPRR, encoded by the coding sequence ATGTTGAAATCGTACGGGGAAGCGCCGAGCGGAAGCCTTTACAACCTGCGTGGCTGCCGCGTGTCGGAGCCGATTCGCCAGCCCTGGGGCGGCGGATGCCGGATCGTCGAATGGATCGACGAAGAGGGGCGCCTGGCGCGCAAGGTCGTGTCCGAGGACGTGACGGAAGCGGAAGTCGCCGCGGCGATCCGCCGGCCGACCGAAGGGCGCCGGCACCTGATGGGCGACGACGAGCAGATGCCGCGCGACACGTTGCCGCGACGTTGA
- the dapD gene encoding 2,3,4,5-tetrahydropyridine-2,6-dicarboxylate N-succinyltransferase produces the protein MSQQLQQIIDTAWENRAELSPKAAPADVREAVAHAIEQLDKGALRVAEKIDGNWTVHQWLKKAVLLSFRLEDNAPMPAGGYSQFYDKVPSKFANYTAEDFAAGGFRVVPPAIARRGSFIAKNVVLMPSYTNIGAYVDEGTMVDTWATVGSCAQIGKNVHLSGGVGIGGVLEPLQANPVIIEDNCFIGARSEVVEGVIVEENSVISMGVYLGQSTKIYDRETGEVSYGRIPAGSVVVAGNLPSKDGSHSLYCAVIVKKVDAKTRAKVGLNELLRGD, from the coding sequence ATGTCGCAACAACTTCAGCAAATCATCGATACCGCCTGGGAAAACCGCGCCGAGCTGTCGCCGAAGGCCGCACCGGCCGACGTCCGCGAAGCCGTCGCGCACGCGATCGAGCAGCTCGACAAAGGCGCGCTGCGCGTGGCCGAGAAGATCGACGGCAACTGGACCGTGCACCAGTGGCTGAAGAAGGCCGTGCTGCTGTCGTTCCGCCTGGAGGACAACGCACCGATGCCCGCCGGCGGCTACTCGCAGTTCTACGACAAGGTGCCGTCGAAGTTCGCGAACTACACGGCTGAAGATTTCGCCGCGGGCGGCTTCCGCGTCGTCCCTCCGGCCATCGCGCGCCGCGGCTCGTTCATCGCGAAGAACGTCGTGCTGATGCCGTCGTACACCAACATCGGCGCGTACGTCGACGAAGGCACGATGGTCGACACGTGGGCAACGGTCGGTTCGTGCGCGCAGATCGGCAAGAACGTGCACCTGTCGGGTGGCGTCGGCATCGGCGGCGTGCTCGAGCCGCTGCAGGCGAACCCGGTCATCATCGAAGACAACTGCTTCATCGGCGCGCGCTCGGAAGTCGTCGAAGGCGTGATCGTCGAGGAAAACTCGGTGATCTCGATGGGCGTGTACCTCGGTCAGAGCACCAAGATCTACGATCGCGAGACGGGCGAAGTCAGCTACGGCCGCATCCCGGCCGGCTCGGTCGTGGTCGCCGGCAACCTGCCGTCGAAGGATGGCTCGCACAGCCTGTACTGCGCGGTGATCGTCAAGAAGGTCGACGCGAAGACCCGCGCGAAGGTCGGCCTGAACGAGCTGCTGCGAGGCGACTGA
- the dapC gene encoding succinyldiaminopimelate transaminase has product MAASPVNPRLDSLQPYPFEKLRALFKDVTPSGALKPISFGIGEPKHATPALIRDAVVAALDGLASYPATAGSDALRTSIAHWLERRYGLPAIDPATQVLPVSGSREALFSLAQTVIDARPSEQGEKAIVLCPNPFYQIYEGAALLAGAEPYFANSDPARNFACDYASVPDAVWARTQLLYVCSPGNPTGAVLTLDDWRELFALSDRHGFVIASDECYSEIYFDEAAPPLGGLEAAHRLGRGFERLVMLSSLSKRSNVPGMRSGFVAGDAALLKKFLLYRTYHGAALSPVWQHASIAAWNDEAHVRENRALYLQKFNTVTPLLADVIDVKLPDAAFYLWANVSRTGLSDTEFARRLYADYNVTVLPGSYLARDAHGTNPGRDFIRIALVAGTPECVEGAQRIVDFCRSLAR; this is encoded by the coding sequence ATGGCCGCTTCGCCCGTGAACCCTCGACTCGACTCGCTCCAGCCCTATCCCTTCGAAAAGCTGCGCGCCCTGTTCAAGGACGTGACGCCCTCCGGCGCCCTCAAACCGATCAGCTTCGGCATCGGCGAGCCCAAACATGCCACCCCGGCGCTGATCCGCGACGCCGTGGTCGCAGCGCTCGACGGTCTCGCGTCGTACCCGGCCACCGCCGGCTCGGACGCGCTGCGCACGTCGATCGCGCACTGGCTCGAGCGCCGCTACGGGCTGCCGGCCATCGATCCGGCCACGCAGGTGCTGCCCGTGTCGGGGTCGCGCGAGGCGCTGTTCTCGCTTGCGCAGACGGTGATCGACGCACGCCCGTCCGAACAGGGCGAGAAGGCGATCGTACTCTGTCCGAATCCTTTCTATCAAATTTACGAAGGCGCCGCGCTGCTGGCCGGTGCCGAACCCTATTTCGCGAACAGCGACCCGGCCCGCAACTTCGCGTGCGACTACGCGTCCGTGCCGGACGCGGTCTGGGCGCGCACGCAACTGCTGTACGTCTGCTCGCCGGGCAACCCGACGGGCGCCGTGCTGACGCTCGACGACTGGCGCGAGTTGTTCGCGCTGTCCGACCGCCACGGTTTCGTGATCGCGTCCGACGAGTGCTATTCGGAAATCTATTTCGACGAAGCGGCGCCGCCGCTCGGCGGCCTCGAGGCCGCGCACCGCCTCGGCCGCGGCTTCGAGCGGCTCGTGATGCTGTCGAGCCTGTCGAAGCGCTCGAACGTGCCGGGCATGCGCTCGGGCTTCGTCGCCGGCGACGCGGCGCTGCTGAAGAAATTCCTGCTGTACCGCACGTACCACGGCGCGGCGCTGTCGCCGGTCTGGCAGCACGCGAGCATCGCCGCGTGGAACGACGAGGCGCACGTGCGCGAGAACCGCGCGCTGTACCTGCAGAAGTTCAATACCGTCACGCCGCTGCTGGCCGACGTGATCGACGTGAAGCTGCCCGACGCGGCGTTCTACCTGTGGGCCAACGTGTCGCGCACCGGGCTGTCGGACACCGAGTTCGCCCGCCGCCTGTACGCCGACTATAATGTGACGGTTCTGCCCGGCTCGTACCTGGCGCGCGACGCGCACGGCACGAATCCGGGCCGCGATTTCATCCGGATCGCGCTCGTCGCGGGCACCCCCGAATGCGTCGAGGGCGCGCAACGCATCGTCGATTTCTGCCGCTCTCTCGCGCGGTAA
- the prmB gene encoding 50S ribosomal protein L3 N(5)-glutamine methyltransferase: MTTPFATVRDLLRYAVTRFSKAKLAFGHGSDNAYDEAAYLVLRTLDLPLDTLEPFLDARLLPDEIAAVLAVIERRATDRVPAAYLTHEAWMHGHRFYVDERVIVPRSFIGELLDDGLQPYVADPEQVGAVLELCTGSGCLAILAASAFPNAEIDAVDLSDKALEVAEINVRDYGLEDRVGLHRGDLYAPLPAFRTDPGSRYDVILTNPPYVNASSMAALPPEYRHEPEMALAGGDDGMDIVRRIVAEAHRWLHDDGVLVVEIGNERENVEAAFGGLELTWLPTSAGDDAVFLIQASDLPRKA; encoded by the coding sequence ATGACGACACCTTTTGCCACTGTTCGCGACCTGCTGCGCTACGCGGTCACGCGCTTCTCGAAGGCGAAGCTCGCGTTCGGCCACGGCTCCGACAACGCGTACGACGAAGCAGCCTACCTCGTGCTGCGCACGCTCGACCTGCCGCTCGACACGCTCGAGCCGTTCCTCGACGCGCGGCTGCTGCCCGACGAAATCGCGGCCGTGCTCGCGGTGATCGAACGGCGCGCGACCGACCGCGTGCCGGCCGCGTACCTCACGCATGAAGCGTGGATGCACGGCCACCGCTTCTACGTCGACGAACGCGTGATCGTGCCGCGCTCGTTCATCGGCGAACTGCTCGACGACGGGCTGCAGCCGTACGTCGCCGATCCCGAGCAAGTCGGCGCGGTGCTCGAGCTGTGCACGGGCTCCGGCTGCCTCGCGATCCTCGCGGCGAGTGCGTTCCCGAACGCCGAGATCGATGCGGTCGACCTGTCCGACAAGGCGCTCGAAGTCGCCGAGATCAACGTGCGCGACTACGGCCTCGAAGACCGCGTCGGGCTGCATCGCGGCGACCTCTACGCGCCGCTGCCCGCGTTCCGCACCGACCCGGGCTCGCGCTATGACGTGATCCTGACGAACCCGCCGTACGTGAACGCGTCGTCGATGGCCGCGCTGCCGCCCGAATACCGGCACGAGCCGGAGATGGCGCTTGCCGGTGGCGATGACGGGATGGACATCGTGCGACGCATCGTCGCCGAGGCCCATCGCTGGCTGCACGACGACGGCGTGCTCGTCGTCGAGATCGGCAACGAGCGCGAAAACGTCGAAGCCGCGTTCGGCGGCCTCGAGCTCACGTGGCTGCCCACCAGCGCGGGCGACGACGCCGTATTCCTGATCCAGGCGTCGGATCTGCCCCGCAAGGCCTGA
- a CDS encoding glutathione peroxidase, which translates to MSTLYSFSAETLAGAPASLDAYRGKVLLIVNTASECGFTPQYAGLQKLYDQYAARGFYVLGFPCNQFGKQEPGDAAQIGAFCERNYGVTFPMFAKIDVKGDHAHPLYRYLTDEAPGILGLKAIKWNFTKFLVDREGRIVKRYAPSTKPDEIAADIDKLL; encoded by the coding sequence ATGTCCACCCTGTATTCGTTCAGCGCAGAGACGCTTGCCGGCGCGCCGGCCTCGCTCGACGCGTATCGCGGCAAGGTGCTGCTGATCGTCAACACCGCGAGCGAGTGTGGTTTCACGCCGCAGTACGCGGGCCTGCAGAAGCTGTACGACCAGTACGCGGCGCGCGGTTTCTATGTGCTCGGCTTCCCGTGCAACCAGTTCGGCAAGCAGGAGCCCGGCGACGCCGCGCAAATCGGCGCGTTCTGCGAGCGCAATTACGGCGTCACGTTCCCGATGTTCGCGAAGATCGACGTGAAGGGCGACCATGCGCATCCGCTGTACCGCTACCTGACCGACGAGGCGCCCGGCATTCTCGGCCTCAAGGCGATCAAGTGGAATTTCACGAAATTCCTGGTCGATCGCGAAGGGCGCATCGTCAAGCGCTACGCGCCGTCGACCAAGCCGGACGAAATCGCCGCGGATATCGACAAGCTGCTGTGA
- the radA gene encoding DNA repair protein RadA, translating into MAKQKTVYVCSECGGQTPKWQGQCPSCQAWNTLVESVAEAPAAHRFQSLAKRAPVQRLVDIEAADVPRFSTGIGEFDRVLGGGLVPGGVVLIGGDPGIGKSTLLLQSLADIASERRALYISGEESAAQIALRAQRLALLDGGAVADELKLLAEIQLEKIQAAIDAERPDVAVIDSIQTVYSEALTSAPGSVAQVRECAAQLTRIAKQSGTAIIMVGHVTKEGNLAGPRVLEHIVDTVLYFEGDTHSSFRLVRAFKNRFGAVNELGVFAMTERGLRGVANPSALFLSQHEQVVPGSCVLVTQEGTRPLLVEVQALVDTAHVPNPRRLAVGLEQNRLAMLLAVLHRHAGIACFDQDVFLNAVGGVKITEPAADLAVLLAIHSSMRNKALPKGLIVFGEVGLAGEIRPSPRGQERLREAAKLGFTSALIPKANAPKQPIEGLNVMAVDRLEQAIDRVRDLE; encoded by the coding sequence GTGGCCAAACAGAAAACCGTATACGTCTGCAGCGAGTGCGGCGGACAGACCCCGAAGTGGCAGGGCCAATGCCCGTCGTGCCAGGCCTGGAACACGCTGGTTGAATCGGTCGCCGAGGCGCCGGCTGCCCATCGGTTCCAGTCGCTCGCGAAGCGGGCGCCGGTACAACGTCTCGTCGACATCGAAGCGGCCGACGTGCCGCGCTTCTCGACCGGCATCGGCGAATTCGACCGCGTGCTCGGCGGCGGGCTGGTCCCGGGCGGCGTCGTGCTGATCGGCGGCGATCCGGGCATCGGCAAGTCGACGCTGCTGCTGCAGTCGCTCGCGGACATCGCGAGCGAGCGGCGCGCGCTCTATATCAGCGGTGAGGAATCGGCCGCGCAGATCGCGTTGCGCGCGCAACGGCTGGCGCTGCTCGACGGCGGTGCGGTGGCGGATGAACTGAAGCTGCTCGCCGAGATCCAGCTCGAGAAGATCCAGGCCGCGATCGATGCGGAGCGGCCGGATGTCGCCGTGATCGACTCGATCCAGACCGTCTATTCGGAAGCGCTCACGTCGGCGCCGGGCTCGGTCGCGCAGGTGCGCGAGTGCGCGGCGCAGCTCACGCGCATCGCGAAGCAGTCGGGCACCGCGATCATCATGGTCGGGCACGTGACGAAGGAGGGCAACCTGGCCGGCCCGCGCGTGCTCGAGCACATCGTCGACACGGTGCTGTACTTCGAAGGCGACACGCATTCGTCGTTCCGGCTCGTGCGTGCGTTCAAGAACCGCTTCGGTGCGGTCAACGAACTCGGCGTGTTCGCGATGACCGAGCGCGGGCTGCGCGGCGTCGCGAATCCGTCCGCGCTGTTCCTGTCGCAGCACGAGCAGGTCGTGCCCGGCTCGTGCGTGCTCGTCACGCAGGAAGGCACGCGCCCGCTGCTCGTCGAAGTCCAGGCGCTCGTCGATACGGCGCACGTGCCGAACCCGCGCCGGCTCGCGGTCGGCCTCGAGCAGAACCGGCTTGCGATGCTGCTCGCGGTGCTGCACCGGCACGCGGGCATCGCGTGCTTCGACCAGGACGTGTTCCTCAATGCGGTTGGCGGCGTGAAGATCACCGAGCCGGCCGCCGACCTCGCGGTGCTGCTCGCGATCCATTCGTCGATGCGCAACAAGGCGTTGCCGAAAGGGCTGATCGTGTTCGGCGAAGTGGGGCTGGCGGGCGAGATCCGGCCGTCGCCGCGCGGGCAGGAGCGGCTGCGCGAAGCCGCGAAGCTCGGCTTCACGTCCGCGCTGATCCCGAAGGCGAATGCGCCGAAGCAGCCGATCGAAGGGCTGAACGTGATGGCGGTCGATCGGCTCGAACAGGCGATCGACCGCGTGCGCGATCTCGAGTAA
- a CDS encoding ArsC family reductase, which translates to MAKPHTVVVYGIPNCDTVKKARVWLDDHGVEFEFHDFKKLGVSAPLVEDWLKDVSLDALVNKRGTTWRGLDDAMKAAAETKAGAVALMIHKPSVIKRPVLVVNGRVKSLGFAADQYAALFAA; encoded by the coding sequence ATGGCAAAGCCGCACACCGTGGTCGTCTACGGCATTCCGAACTGCGACACCGTGAAGAAGGCCCGCGTGTGGCTCGACGATCACGGCGTCGAATTCGAGTTTCACGACTTCAAGAAGCTCGGTGTCAGCGCACCGCTCGTCGAGGACTGGCTGAAGGACGTGTCGCTCGACGCGCTCGTCAACAAGCGCGGCACGACGTGGCGCGGCCTGGACGACGCGATGAAGGCGGCCGCCGAAACGAAGGCCGGCGCGGTCGCGCTGATGATCCACAAGCCGTCGGTCATCAAGCGCCCCGTGCTGGTGGTCAACGGCCGCGTGAAATCGCTCGGCTTCGCGGCCGATCAATACGCGGCGCTGTTTGCCGCATAG
- a CDS encoding ATP-binding cassette domain-containing protein: protein MIRFNQFSLARGTKPLFESTSFVLNPGEKAGLIGANGAGKSTLFSVLRGELHSDGGDFSMPPSWRIAHVSQETPAVDRSALDYTLDGDAALREIEARIAAASAAHDGAAEADAHAAFADADGYTAPARAEALLLGLGFTLAQTRESVASFSGGWRMRLNLAQALMCRSDLLLLDEPTNHLDLDAIVWLEDWLHRYPGTLVVISHDREFLDSICNVTLHLENRQVKRYGGNYSQFEVLRAQQLALQQSAYEKQQKTIEHLQSFVDRFKAKATKAKQAQSRMKALEKMELIAPAHIASPFTFEFRMPDAAPNPMMVMEDVRCGYHADGGAEIPIVERVALSIQNGQRIGLLGANGQGKSTLIKTLAGTLAPLSGHVRDGKGLTIGYFAQHQLETLREDDSPLAHLARLAPDTREQELRDFLGGFNFSGDMATTPVGPFSGGEKARLALALIIWQKPNLLLLDEPTNHLDLETRHALTMALAQFEGTLILVSHDRHLLRATTDQFMLVAKHRLQPFDGDLDDYRDWLLQHAAEQRAAAKADSAASSGAGAAANRKDQKRQAAEERQRLSVLKKPLQTRITKLEKEMETLHAEKARLDTFVADPASYEAERKTELTDAIRKLGDVNTRLETVEADWLAAQEELEQIG from the coding sequence GTGATCCGTTTCAATCAGTTCAGCCTTGCGCGCGGCACCAAGCCGCTGTTCGAGTCGACCTCCTTCGTGCTCAATCCCGGCGAGAAAGCCGGCCTGATCGGCGCAAACGGCGCCGGCAAGTCGACCCTGTTCTCGGTCCTGCGCGGCGAGTTGCACTCGGACGGCGGCGATTTCTCGATGCCGCCGTCGTGGCGGATCGCCCATGTGTCGCAGGAAACGCCCGCGGTCGACCGTTCGGCGCTCGACTACACGCTCGATGGCGACGCCGCGCTGCGCGAGATCGAGGCGCGTATCGCCGCCGCGTCCGCCGCACATGACGGCGCCGCCGAAGCCGACGCGCACGCGGCGTTCGCCGACGCCGACGGCTACACCGCACCTGCCCGCGCCGAGGCGCTGCTGCTCGGCCTCGGCTTCACGCTCGCGCAGACGCGCGAATCCGTCGCCAGCTTCTCCGGCGGCTGGCGCATGCGCCTGAATCTCGCGCAGGCGCTGATGTGCCGTTCCGACCTGCTGCTGCTCGACGAACCGACGAACCACCTCGACCTCGACGCGATCGTCTGGCTCGAAGACTGGCTGCACCGCTACCCCGGCACGCTCGTCGTGATTTCGCACGACCGCGAATTCCTCGATTCGATCTGCAACGTCACGCTGCACCTGGAAAACCGCCAGGTGAAGCGCTATGGCGGCAACTACTCGCAGTTCGAAGTGCTGCGCGCGCAGCAACTGGCGCTGCAGCAAAGCGCCTACGAAAAGCAGCAGAAGACGATCGAGCACCTGCAGAGCTTCGTCGACCGCTTCAAGGCCAAGGCGACCAAGGCCAAGCAGGCGCAGAGCCGGATGAAGGCGCTCGAGAAGATGGAGCTGATCGCGCCCGCGCACATCGCGTCGCCGTTCACGTTCGAATTCCGCATGCCCGATGCCGCGCCGAACCCGATGATGGTGATGGAAGACGTCCGCTGCGGCTACCACGCCGACGGCGGAGCGGAAATCCCGATCGTCGAGCGCGTCGCGCTGTCGATCCAGAACGGCCAGCGCATCGGCCTGCTCGGCGCGAACGGCCAGGGCAAGTCGACGCTGATCAAGACGCTGGCCGGTACGCTCGCGCCGCTGTCGGGGCACGTCCGCGACGGCAAGGGGCTGACGATCGGCTATTTCGCGCAGCACCAGCTCGAAACGCTGCGCGAGGACGATTCGCCGCTCGCGCATCTGGCGCGGCTCGCGCCCGACACGCGCGAGCAGGAGCTGCGCGACTTCCTCGGCGGCTTCAACTTCTCGGGCGACATGGCGACCACCCCGGTCGGGCCGTTTTCGGGCGGTGAAAAGGCTCGCCTCGCGCTCGCGCTGATCATCTGGCAGAAGCCGAACCTGCTGCTGCTCGACGAACCGACCAACCACCTCGACCTCGAAACCCGTCATGCGCTGACGATGGCGCTCGCGCAGTTCGAAGGCACGCTGATCCTCGTCTCGCACGACCGCCACCTGCTGCGCGCGACGACCGACCAGTTCATGCTGGTCGCGAAGCACCGGCTGCAGCCGTTCGACGGCGACCTCGACGACTACCGCGACTGGCTGCTGCAGCACGCGGCCGAGCAGCGCGCCGCCGCGAAGGCCGACAGCGCGGCTTCATCGGGCGCGGGCGCCGCGGCCAATCGCAAGGACCAGAAGCGTCAGGCCGCCGAGGAGCGGCAGCGCCTGTCGGTGTTGAAGAAGCCGCTGCAGACGCGCATCACGAAGCTCGAAAAGGAAATGGAGACGCTGCACGCGGAGAAGGCGCGCCTCGACACATTCGTCGCCGATCCAGCGAGCTACGAAGCCGAGCGCAAGACGGAACTGACCGATGCGATCCGCAAGCTCGGCGACGTCAACACGCGTCTCGAAACGGTCGAGGCCGACTGGCTCGCCGCGCAGGAAGAGCTCGAGCAGATCGGCTGA